The Psychroflexus sp. ALD_RP9 region AACATTGTATTTGGTGCTCATAGCATTAATGAAGCACTAAACCAAGCTGTTGATATTGATAAAATACAAATTAACCTAGCCACAAAAGGTAAATACAGTGATATCATATCTAAAGCTAAAGCACAACATATAAAAGTTAGCTTTGTACCACATCAAAAGTTCAAAAAATATGAACACCTTAATCATCAGGGAATAATAGGCTACATATCTTCAATAAGCTATAAAAAGCTAGAGGAAACTGTTGAAGACATCCTAAAATCTAATTCAAAACCCAGCTTTTTAATCCTTGATGGAATTACTGATGTTAGAAATTTTGGTGCAATTATAAGAACAGCTGAATGCACTGGAATTGATGCAATTATTATTCCTGCACAAGGAAGCGCTACAATCACAAAAGAGACAATTAAAACATCAGCAGGAGCAGCTTTTAAGTTGCCCATTATCAAAGTTGCTCATATAAAGGACGCCATTTTCTATTTACAGTCTTCTGGCGTTGAAATAATTGGTGCTAGCGAAAAGTCTAACACATCAATTTCAAAAGTTAACTTTAACAAAGCCAATGGTATAATTTTGGGTAGTGAAGGTAAAGGAATTCAACCAAGTGTATTAAAAATGTTGGATGTTACAGCTAAGATACCTATGGCTGGCGAAATTAATTCACTTAATGTATCAGTTGCTTGTGGAATGTTTCTATATGAAAATTTAAGACAAAAAAGCTAATTTAAATTGTTACTAGGTGAATTAGTAGTACTGTCGTCAAAGTGCCACTCTATATCTGTTGAGGCGTCAAAAAGTGTAGTCGAAGTATGATTATTTTCAGTTGAATCAATTGGGTTAAAGTTACCATGCTCATCGAATTGCTGCATAAATTCGATTTCAAAAGCTGTTTCTTCAACTTGTTTGGGTTTTTGTAATTCAACTTTTACCACTTCTGGCTTGATGAAATAACTGATGATAAATCCAATTATAAAACCAGATAAATGACCTTCCCATGATATGCCTGTTTTATATTTAGGAAATGTTCCCCAAACTAAACTACCGTAAACAAAAACAACTGTAAGAGCTAGTGCAATTAAGCGATAACTTTTAGATTTAATTCCGTTAAAAAAAAGAAAACTAGCTAAAAAATATATCAACCCACTTGCTCCTATATGATAAGATTCGCGACCAATAAGCCAAGTTAATATACCACAACAAAGATAACCTAACAACAAAACTGCTAGATGCTTTTGTTTATAAAAAAAGGCCAAAGCAGCGCTTAATATAACAATTGGAAAGCTATTACTATATAAATGATTAATGCCAGAATGTATAAACCCTGAAGTTAAAATACCTATTAAACCGTCAAAATTTCTTGGTAAAATCCCGAAATTGTTAAAATTTAGGTGATATCGTATTTCAATCCAGTATACAAACCATATAGCTAATAAAAGTAATACTGGTAAAAAAATAAAGCGATATCTTGAATAAAAATTCATACCATTAATATAGCAAAAAATCATCCAAACAGAATTGGATGTAAATCTGTCAGTAAAATTGTAATTTTATCGCATGAACAATACACCGTTAGCAGAAAGACTTAGACCAAAAAAGTTAGAGGATTTTCTTAACCAAGAGCATTTAGTCGGCATAAATGGCTCTGTTAAAAAATTGCTTGATAATAAGGTTTTACCATCATTAATTTTTTGGGGTCCACCAGGTGTTGGCAAAACAACATTAGCTAATATCATTGCTGAAACAACACAACGACAATTTTTTACGCTTTCAGCTATTAATAGTGGTGTTAAAGACGTTCGTGAGGTCATTGATAAGGCTAAACAAAATGCAGGATTGTTTACTTCGAGTCAAAATCCTATTTTATTTATAGATGAAATTCATCGTTTTAGTAAATCGCAACAAGACTCATTGTTATTAGCCGTAGAAAAAGGTTGGATTACACTGATTGGTGCCACAACTGAAAATCCAAGCTTTGAAGTTAATGCCGCACTACTCTCTAGATGCCAAGTCTATACTTTAAATGCTTTTAATCAAGAGAACTTGAAGCAATTACTTGATAAAGCAATTAAAACGGATAAAGTTTTAAACACAAAAGATATCTACATAAAAGAATATGAAGCTTTAATAGGTTTAAGTGGTTTTGACGCTCGAAAGCTCTTAAATAATTTTGAAATTGTAGTCAGTGCGCTTGACTCAAACCATACAATAGAAATCACTAACAATAAGGTTAATAATGTACTGCAACAAACCAGTTCACGATACGACAAAAATGGTGAACAACATTATGATGTAATATCAGCATTCATTAAATCTATACGTGGCAGTGATGTTAATGCGAGTGTTTATTGGCTAGCTCGTTTGTTAGATGGTGGCGAAGATGTTAAGTTTATTGCAAGAAGGTTAATTATTCTTGCCAGCGAAGACATAGGATTAGCAAATCCTACTGCATTAGTAATGGCGAACAACACTTTTCAGGCGGTTAACTCGGTCGGAATGCCAGAAGGCCGAATTATCTTGAGTCAATGTGTCATCTATTTAGCCAGTTCGCCCAAAAGTAATTCATGTTATGTAGCAATTAATAATGCAATGAAAGCAGTAAAGGAATATTTAAATGCTGAAGTCCCGCTTTCGTTAAGAAATGCACCTACCAAACTTATGAAGGATTTAGGTTATAGCAATAACTATAAATATGCTCATGACTATAAAAATAACTTTGTACAGCATGAGTTTATGCCAGAGTCGCTAAAAGGTAAGGGCTTTTATAAAGCAGGTAATAACTCTAAAGAGCTACAATTAAAGCAAAAGTTAAAACAACAATGGGGAAATAAATATGAGTTTTAAATCTTTTTAAATTCTATTGATTTGGTTGAGGAATTTGTTTGATTATTATCCCTATATTCAACAATGAGGTCTCCGTTAGGTTTAAAAAAGGCGGCTCCAAGAAAACTTTTGGCAGTAAATATATATGTACCTCGATCAGCTTTATCAAGTGTAGCAAATACAGACTGATCGGTTGAAGTAACTAATTTATAATTTTTACCATCTTCTATCAACCAATAAACTTGATCTTTATGCTTATAGTTGAGTTTTTTTGTAATATCTGTAATTTCATCAGATAAAGTCTCAGTTTGACTTGAATTAGAAGGAGTTGATTCTGAGCTCAATTGTTTAAGGTCGAGTTTTGTAAAACCTAGAAATGAATTCTTTAACGCTTCAGTATAAGAATCCTTAAATTTTTTCTTTCGACTTTCACCTACTTCTGAGGTATAGACCACTTGCCCATAACAATCTATCAAGTTAAATTGTAATCGCTTTCTCATAAATGAATCAATCTCATTAAGCTCAAATTTTAATAACTGGCAGGGTGATTTTAAAACTTCTAAAGGTAAGTCTTCGACATCCATATAAACTTCAAATCCTTTTTCTTGAAGTAGTACACGCGCTAAGATATTTAGTTGAAATTGGTTGTTTTCCTCAAAAAAACTGAATTTGTATGGAACTTCAACATAATTATAAGCATGATTATCTGTTTTTGGCTGAGCGTTTACAGAAAAACTTAATAGAGATATAAAACAGATGATAAGTAAGGATATTCTCATTATAAAATATTTTTTAATTCAGACAAACACTGTACTGACTCGCCTTCAAAGGTATCATCTTTTCCGAAAAAAATACTAGCCATACCAACTTTTTCGGCACCTTCAATATCAGCTTCTAAATTATCACCTATCATAACACTTTCACTACTTGATGCTTGAGCTAATTTTAATGCGTAGTTAAAGATTGCAGGATCGGGCTTTTTAACGCCAACATCTTCAGAAGTTGTAACAGTCTCAAAGAAATTTATAATTCGGGAAGATGTCATTTTACGGTATTGAACACCTCTAAAACCATTGGTGATTAAATGTAAGTGATAAGTTTCTTGTAAATGCTCTAAAACTTCAATGGCATAAGGAAACAGATGATTAAAATCTGATAAATGTTCGATGTATGACTCTGAAAGTGCAATAACTAAATTTGGCTCTGCTTTAAAATTTAAAACTTTAAAAGCTTCATTTAATCTTGCATACCGTAAATCTTCCTTAGAAATTTTATTTTCTCTAAATAACTTCCA contains the following coding sequences:
- the rlmB gene encoding 23S rRNA (guanosine(2251)-2'-O)-methyltransferase RlmB; the encoded protein is MEKDNIVFGAHSINEALNQAVDIDKIQINLATKGKYSDIISKAKAQHIKVSFVPHQKFKKYEHLNHQGIIGYISSISYKKLEETVEDILKSNSKPSFLILDGITDVRNFGAIIRTAECTGIDAIIIPAQGSATITKETIKTSAGAAFKLPIIKVAHIKDAIFYLQSSGVEIIGASEKSNTSISKVNFNKANGIILGSEGKGIQPSVLKMLDVTAKIPMAGEINSLNVSVACGMFLYENLRQKS
- a CDS encoding YjjG family noncanonical pyrimidine nucleotidase, translating into MKPFKHIFFDLDHTLWDFNKNSGLTFESIFKKHNIELNLSEFLPVYEPINEKYWKLFRENKISKEDLRYARLNEAFKVLNFKAEPNLVIALSESYIEHLSDFNHLFPYAIEVLEHLQETYHLHLITNGFRGVQYRKMTSSRIINFFETVTTSEDVGVKKPDPAIFNYALKLAQASSSESVMIGDNLEADIEGAEKVGMASIFFGKDDTFEGESVQCLSELKNIL
- a CDS encoding replication-associated recombination protein A, with protein sequence MNNTPLAERLRPKKLEDFLNQEHLVGINGSVKKLLDNKVLPSLIFWGPPGVGKTTLANIIAETTQRQFFTLSAINSGVKDVREVIDKAKQNAGLFTSSQNPILFIDEIHRFSKSQQDSLLLAVEKGWITLIGATTENPSFEVNAALLSRCQVYTLNAFNQENLKQLLDKAIKTDKVLNTKDIYIKEYEALIGLSGFDARKLLNNFEIVVSALDSNHTIEITNNKVNNVLQQTSSRYDKNGEQHYDVISAFIKSIRGSDVNASVYWLARLLDGGEDVKFIARRLIILASEDIGLANPTALVMANNTFQAVNSVGMPEGRIILSQCVIYLASSPKSNSCYVAINNAMKAVKEYLNAEVPLSLRNAPTKLMKDLGYSNNYKYAHDYKNNFVQHEFMPESLKGKGFYKAGNNSKELQLKQKLKQQWGNKYEF
- a CDS encoding rhomboid family intramembrane serine protease; this translates as MNFYSRYRFIFLPVLLLLAIWFVYWIEIRYHLNFNNFGILPRNFDGLIGILTSGFIHSGINHLYSNSFPIVILSAALAFFYKQKHLAVLLLGYLCCGILTWLIGRESYHIGASGLIYFLASFLFFNGIKSKSYRLIALALTVVFVYGSLVWGTFPKYKTGISWEGHLSGFIIGFIISYFIKPEVVKVELQKPKQVEETAFEIEFMQQFDEHGNFNPIDSTENNHTSTTLFDASTDIEWHFDDSTTNSPSNNLN